The DNA window GTTCCCCCAAATCCAGTCCCCCGAATTCccactgcccccagccccagtactcccagtgctcccagttccctctgcccccccaaATCCAGTCCCCCCAACTCCCACTGCCCCCCAATCCCAGTACCCCCAGTTCCCCCATCCCCCCAAATCCAGTTCCCCCCAGTTCCCACTGCCCCCCACTCCCAGTTCTCCCAGTTCCCCTGTCCCCCCAAATCCAGTCCCCTCAATTCCCACTGCCCTCAGTCCCAGTACTCCCAGTGGCCCCAGTTTCCCCAGCCCCCCAAATCCAgtccccccccaattcccactGCCCCcactcccagtgctcccagttcccctgcccccccaaatCCAGTCCCCCGAATTCccactgcccccagccccagtactcccagtgctcccagttccctctgcccccccaaatccagtcccccccaattcccactgccccccacTCCCAATGCCCCCAGTTCCCCTGTCCCCCCAAATCCAGTCCCCCCCAGCTCCCATTGGCCCCACTCCCAGTTCTCCCAGTTCCCCTGTCCCCCCAAATCCAGTCCCCTCAATTCCCACTGCCCTCAGTCCCAGtactcccagtgctcccagtttccccagccccccaaatccagtccccccccaattcccactGCCCCCACTCCCAGTGCTCCAGTTCCCCTGTCCCCCCAAATCCAGTCCCCTCAATTCCCACTGCCCCCAGTCCCAGtactcccagtgctcccagtttCCCCAGCCCCCCAAATCCAGTTCCCCCCAATTCCCACTGCCCCCACTCCaagtgctcccagtgccacctgCCCTCCCAAATCCAGTTCCTCCCCCAGTTCCCACTGACCCCCACTCCCAGTTCTCCCAGTTCCCCTGTCCCCCCAAATCCAGTTCCCCCCAATTCCCACTGCCCCACACTCCCAGCGCTCCCAgttcccctgcccccccaaatCCAGTCCCCCCCAATTCCCACTGCCACCACTCCCAGCGCTCCCAgttcccctgcccccccaaatCCAGTCCCCCGAATTCCCACTGCCCCCAGCCCAGtactcccagtgctcccagttccCACTGCCCCCTAAATCCAGTTCCCCCCAATTCCCACTGCCCCACACTCCCAGTGCTCCCGgttccctctgcccccccaaATCCAGTCCCCCCGAATTCccactgcccccagccccagtactcccagtgctcccagttccctctgcccccccaaATCCAGTCCCCCGAATTCccactgcccccagccccagtactcccagtgctcccagttccctctgcccccccaaatccagtcccccccaattcccactgccccccactcccagtgcccccagttcccccgcccccccaaatccagtcgtcccccccccaccccggtaccccccccccccccccaatttctCCGATTTcgctctttttctttatttttcaaccCAAATTTCACTGTGGCCCCAGGGCATTCTGGgaaatttctttcctccagcccaccccccccctccaaaaaaaaaagggggtgaaGTCCCTTTTGGGGGGGAGGGCGTGGCGGGGCGTggcaggggagggtgggggtgGAGCCGGAGGCCTCACTGCATCCCGATGCATTTCCTGATCCAGGGCGTGGCTCGGCAGACGTTGGAGTAGACGCCGGGTTGGCCCCGACGCCCGCAGACGGCCATGCCCCACGAGACCACGCCTTGCAGCACCCCGTTGCACACCAGTGGGCCCCCGGAGTCAccctggggtgggaggggagaagggtCCGTGGTGGGGCTCCCTTGGGGGAGCTTGGGCGGGGCCCGTCCACGGGACGTGGTCCAGCCCCACATTTCAAGCAGGTCATTGGTGGGAACCCAAACCTTCCACGGACCCATCCACGTGCCATGACCCAGCCCCACATTTCAAGCAGAAGGTGGTTGGTGGGAACCCAAACCTTCCACGGACCCATCCACGTGCCATGACCCATTCCCAGATTTCAAGCAGAAGGTGGTTGGTGGGAACCCAAACCTTCCACGGACCCATCCACGTGCCATGACCCAGCCCCACATTTCAAGCAGAAGGTGGTTGGTGGGAACCCAAACCTTCCACGGACCCATCCACGTGCCATGACCCATTCCCAGATTTCAAGCAGAAGGTGGTTGGTGGGAACCCAAACCTTCCACGGAACCATCCACGTGCCATGACCCAGCCCCACATTTCAAGCAGAAGGTGGTTGGTGGGAACCCAAACCTTCCACGGAACCATCCACGTGCCATGACCCAGCCCCACATTTCAAGCAGAAGGTGGTTGGTGGGAACCCAAACCTTCCACGGAACCATCCACGTGCCATGACCCATTCCCAGATTTCAAGCAGAAGGTGGTTGGTGGGAACCCAAACCTTCCACGGAACCATCCACGTGCCATGACCCATCCCCAGCTCCGTGGCTCAAGCAGAAGGTGGTTGGTGGGAACCCAAACCTTGTGTGGACCCATCCACGTGCCATGACCCAGCCCCAGATTTCAGGCAGAAGGTGGTTGGTGGGAACCCAAACCTTGTGTGGACCCGTCCACATGCCTTGacccatgcccagctccatggCTCAAGCAGAAGGTGGTTGGTGGGAACCCAAACCTTCCACAGACCCATCCACGTGCCACGACCCAGCCCCAGATTTCAAGCAGAAGGTCGTTGGTGGGAACTCAAACCTTCCACGGAACCATCCATGTGCCATAACCCATTCCCAGATTTCAAGCAGAAGGTGGTTGGTGGGAACCCAAACCTTGCGTGGACCCATCCACGTTCAACGACCCATTTCCGGATTTCAAGCAGAAGGTTGTTGGTGGGAACCCAAACCTTCCACGGAACCATCCACGTGCCATGACCCATCCCCAGATTTCAAGCAGAATGTTGTTGGTGGGAATCCAAACCTTTCACGGCCCCGTCCACGTGCCGTGACCCTTCTCTGGTTTTATGGGTTGGGTTGAAGATAATGATGGGGGAACCCAAACCTTGCATGGCCCTGTCCACGTGCCGTGGCCCAtccccagctctgtggctcAAGTACAAGGCAGCTGTGGGGAACCCGGAACTTGCATGAACTCATCCACGTTTGGTGGCCCATCCCGCATTTTATGGGTTGGGTTGGAGATAACGGTGGAGGACGTCAATCCTGGAATggccctgtccctgtgccaGGGCCCACCCCAGGTTCCGTGGCTCAAGCGTGGGGTATTTGTGGGGAACCCAGACCTCACATGAACCATCCACGTGCCGTGGTCATTCCCTGGTTTAATGGCTTGGGTTGGAGATAACGGAGGAACGCAAAGCTTGCCTGGACTTGTCCACGTGCCAGAATCCGACCCCAGATCCGTGGCACAAGCGTGAGGTAGCTGGGGGGCGACCCAGACCTCGTGTGGACCCGTCCACGTGCCGTGGCCCTTCTCTGCCTTAACGGTTTGGCTTGAAAGACCCCAAGACTTGCATGGAGCCATCTCACCCTGTGTTTGAACTCAAAGCCACCCCAAGAGCCCCCTTTTCCCAGCAGCAACCTGGGAGGTGGCTGAAGGGACGTCAcactcccccccaccccttacCTGGCAGGAATCGATGCCCCCCTGGGGGACGCCGGCGCAGAACATGTTGGGGGTGATGGCGTTGCCGTACGCCCTCGCGCACTTGTCCTTCCCAAAGGCTCGGATGGCGGCGCACTGCAAATTTTTGGGCAGCTTTGCTGCAGAACGAGGTGGggatggaaagagagagagagacggTGAGCAGCGTCAACCTCCGAACGCTGAGGCCTGAGCAGAGCTCATTACACTTTTGGGGGGGTTCTCTGGGAGGTGGACAAGGGAGGTGGCTCCGTCAGAGATGGCCACAAAGGAAACCCAACCCCAAAGGGGGAAACCCAACCCCCAAAGGGAAAACCCCCAACTtcgaagggaaaaaacccaaccgcgaagggaaaaaacccaccttgaagggaaaaaacccaaccccgaagggaaaaaccccaactttgaagggaaaaaacccaaccctgaagggaaaaacccaaccccgaagggaaaaaacccaatcctGAAGAGAAAACCCCAACTCcgaagggaaaaaacccaactccgaagggaaaaaacccaaccctgaGGGAACAACCCAACTCcgaagggaaaaaacccaaccccgaagggaaaaaccccaacttcgaagggaaaaaacccaaccctgaaGGAACAACCCAACTCcgaagggaaaaaacccaaccccgaagggaaaaaccccaaccccgaagggaaaaaacccaaccctgaaGGGAACAAACCCAACTCcgaagggaaaaaacccaaccccaaagGGAAAAATCCAACCCCGAAGGGAAAAATCCAACCCCAAAGAGAAAAAATCCAAccccaaagagaaaaaaaccaaccccgaagggaaaaaagcccaactAGAAGTCGTTCTCCGTGGGGAGCTACTTGCTGGGCAGAGTTAAGGTGACATCGGGGACGCCCTTATCCCATTTTCCCAGCTGGGAAGGCCACCGGGCCTCCTTGGCAAGTCCTCCCCCCGCATCCCACCTCCTCCACCGAGGTCTCCATCCCAACCAGTACCTCCGGGGGACTTGGTTGTGCCCCAGCCAGAGACGCTGCACCTCATCCCGTCCATGGGACACTTGGTGGCTAATCGGATCTTCTTGATGTTGGTGCTGAACTGAACGGGTTTGTTCAACCTCAGGAGCATGAAGTCGTTGTCGTTCTTGCGGGGGGTTATAGGCCGGATGGACCTGGAGTTTTGAAATCGACCTCACTtcccccgtcccgtcccgtaACGTGTCCGTCCCGATTAATACCCTGAGGTCTCTGCCGGGGGAAGAAGGTCAAGAAATCAACGCTGGGCCCTCGAGGAGACGCAGAAACCCTTGGCCTCAAGGGGCGTCTGTAAAGGAGGCGATCAAGACCCGTCCACTGGAGCGTCTCCCCGGGGCAGAGTTAAGGTGATACGGCCGTGGGACCCACTTATCCCCTTTCCCTCAGGGAGGAGACCAGGAAAACACGCTAACGCCTTGAAGATTCACGAGCCAGCTCTTCTCCAAGAGCTCTTTGATGGCTCAGGTACCCTGGGGCATCTCCCATCTCCCCGGGAAACTCTTGCGTCTCTTGACATTAACTCCGTGACTTCATCTTCCTGACTCCGGGAATCCCACCTGCAACACCTCAGCCACGTTGCCCTGAGCCTGACTTCTCACCGACTTTTCTTCCGCCCTTTTTCATGAATTCCCCTCCAAATGTCCAACTTCTTCTCACGGGACCTTGAGGAAAAGCTGGAGAaacctggctggggagggggaaccTGCTCCACTTAGAGTCGTGCTGGAAAAAGGGGGTGAGGGACCTCAAAGTGGGGGGACGTTGGCTCCCGTAGGGATTCTTAGGCGGAAGTCGTCACCCCGCGAAGGCCACACCAGCTCCTCCAGTCTCCGTGGGGAGGACGGCCGTAGCTTCATTGCCCTCTAGAGGTACCAGCACCTCGGCACCAACATCTGGAGCTACCCCTGCCTAGAACGTCAACATCTGGAGCTACCCCTGCCTAGAACGTCAACATCTGGAGCTACTGGCCGTGGGACACCAGACTCCGGAGGTAATGTCTGGGATACAAATATCTGGACGGACCGACCTCTGGCTACCTCTGGAGGTACCCACCTCTGGAGCTACCAATCTCAGGAGGTACCAACCTCAACTTCCGGACCCCAAAATCGGAAGGTGTTGACATCTGGAGGCAACAAACCCTGGAGATGCCAACATCTGGGGCGTCTCCCTCTGGATCCCGCCATTTGGCGGCATCAGCCTCTGGAAACGCCAACGTCTGGGGCGCCCGGAGGACCCACCTCTCACCCTTGGTCGTTGGGGAAGGAGATCATTGGCCCGTAGGAAGCCATGGGGCACACGAGCACGGCTCCGGCTTACCTGATTGGCTGCCTGCAGTGGGCGGCCGTCAGGACCCATTGGGCATCTATCAAGCTTCCCCCGCACAGGATTTGACCCCTTTTGATGAGAGCAACTTGGAAAGGTCGCTGGTTGATGGAGCAGGGTTTCCCCCCGATGATACGGGATTCGTCCTCCTCCGGCACTGTAACACAGAGCACCAAAAGGCGCCGTCAGCGCGTCGCGTGGCTGTCGCCAGGCGCCGAGTCTTCCGAAGCAACCCGTCGGTTTGGGTGGGAAAGAAGGCGAACCGATGCGAAAAAGAGTCtttaaaaaggggaaatgaaagagaaaagggaaaggccTCTTGTTTTTCGGTCTTAAGCTCCCATCAGAACACCCCAAATCGTcttaaaaacctaaaaataatattttggatTCACCGAGTCAACCCACTGGCGTCCCACcgggctttttttttggttgtttttggATGAAAAAGAGACGATTTTGGAACCAGTTGAAGTCCAACCGTTCGTAGCCAAGACTGAACCGATTCTTGAAGGTCTCTTTTCTTCCGGCACCATTTGAAGGAGCCCCCGCCTCCGTCCCTGACCACCCATCCCAGGTAGAGGACTGGGGTGGGACGTCCTGAAAGGAAACCCCCCGGCTCCGGCACTGGGACCGGTCTGTCATGCCGGCTTGTGCCGATGAGCTGTCCTGGCAATCACCGCTCATCAGGAAGTCACCAGGGGCCACTTATCTCCGCCGGTTTCGCCATGTGCCTCTGGGAGGGGCATCCGTTCCACCTCTAAGATTCCTCCCAGCCCAAGATTGGACTCCGAAAGGGAGATGACGCACCCCTAAAAGAGCTGATTTCTTCGGTCTCGCTTGGTGAGAAATCCTGTAGGACCAGCTGGAAAAGCCTCCTACCTCCCGGATGCCTCATGCACCCGGGACTCCCAGTTAGGGCCGGGGTAGGAGACGGTCGCATCGACACAAGCAGGAGAAGCCCTGACACGGGGAGAAATGATAAGAGGAGCTCACTCAGGAATGTGAGGCCTTACGTCGCTCCGGAGCCGAGATGTCTCGGTCCCGCCGGGTTGATTGAGAAGAGAGAAGGCCATcagctgggtttggggggggtttcCTTCGGTCATATCATAGCAAAAAGGGTCTCACCACTTGAATTCCCCCACTTCTGATGTGGATCTCCCAATATTCAGGTTTCTGGAGGCATCTCCCTTGGATTTAGGTGGCAGCAGAAACATCTCCCTTGGCTTTAGGTGGCCACAGAAGCATCTCCCTTGGCTTTACGCAGCTGCAGAAGCATCTCCCTTGGCTTTAGGTGGCCACAGAAGCGTCTCCCTTGGCTTTAGGTGGCCACAGAAGCATCTCCCTTGGCTTTACgcagctgcagaaaacatctCCCTTGGCTTTAGGTGGCCGCAGAAACATCTCCCTTGGCTTTTCGCAGCTGCAGAAGCATCTCCCTTGGTTTTGGTGGCGGCAGAAGCATCTCCCTTGGCTTTAGGTGGCTGCAGAAACATCTCCCTTGGCTTTAGGTGGCCACAGAAGCGTCTCCCTTGTCTTTAGATGGCCACAGAAACATCTCCTTGGCTTCAGGTGGCTGCAGAAACATCTCCCTTGGCTTTGGTGGCAGCAGAAACATCTCCCTTGGCTTCATGCGGGCCGCAGAAACATCTCCCTTGGCTTTAGGTGGCCACAGAAGCATCTCCCTTGGCTTTACGCAGCTGCAGAAGCATCTCCCTTGGCTTTAGGTGGCCACAGAAGCATCTCCCTTGGCTTTACGCAGCTGCAGAAACATCTCCCTTGGCTTTAGGTGGCCGCAGAAACATCTCCTTGGCTTTTCGCAGCTGCAGAAGCATCTCCCTTGGTTTTGGTGGCGGCAGAAGCATCTCCCTTGGCTTTAGGTGGCTGCAGAAACATCTCCCTTGGCTTTAGGTGGCCACAGAAGCGTCTCCCTTGTCTTTAGATGGCCACAGAAACATCTCCCTTGGCTTCAGGTGGCTGCAGAAACATCTCCCTTGGCTTTGGTGGCAGCAGAAACATCTCCTTGGCTTCATGCGGCCGCAGAAACATCTCCCTTGGCTTTAGGTGGCCACAGAAGCATCTCCTTGGCTTTACGCAGCTGCAGAAGCATCTCCCTTGGCTTTAGGTGGCCACAGAAGCATCTCCCTTGGCTTTACGCAGCTGCAGAAACATCTCCCTTGGCTTTAGGTGGCCGCAGAAACATCTCCCTTGGCTTTTCGCAGCTGCAGAAGCATCTCCCTTGGCTTTAGGTGGCAGCAGAAACATCTCCCTTGGCTTTAGATGGCCACAGAAGCATCTCCCTTGGCTTTAGATGGCCACAGAAACATCTCCCTTGGCTTTAGGTGTCCACAGAAGCATCTCCCTTGGCTTCAGGTGGCTGCAGAAACATCTCCCTTGGCTTTAGGTGGCCGCAGAAACATCTCCCTTGGCTTTTCGCAGCTGCAGAAGCATCTCCCTTGGTTTTGGTGGCGCAGAAGCATCTCCCTTGGCTTTAGGTGGCCAGAGAAGCATCTCCCTTGGCTTTGGTGGCAGCAGAAACATCTCCCTTGGCTTTTTGCAGCCGCAGAAGCATCTCCCTTGGTTTTGGTGGCGGCAGAAGCATCTCCCTTGGCTTTAGATGGCCGCAGAAACATCTCCCTTGGCTTTAGATGGCCACAGAAACATCTTCCTTGGTTTTGGTGGCGGCAGAAACATCTCCCTTGGCTTTTCGCAGCTGCAGAAGCATCTCCCTTGGTTTTGATGGCAGCAGAAGCATCTCCCTTGGCTTCAGGTGCTGCAGAAACATCTCCCTTGGCTTTACGCAGCCGCAGAAACATCTCCCTTGGCTTTAGGTGGCAGCAAAAACATCTCCCTTGGCTTTAGGTGGCCCCAGAAATATCTCCCTTGGTTTTTCGCAGCTGCAGAAGCATCTCCCTTGGTTTTGGTGGTGGCAGAAGCATCTCCCTTGGCTTTAGGCAGCCACAGAAGCATCTCCCTTGGCTTTAGGTGGCGGCAGCAGATGTGTGTCCACCACCGTTGCCCAACGTCGATGGGCcttggagagaggaagggacCATCCTGAGAGGCAATCCCACCCCATCCAACGTCAGGCGTCTACAAGATGAGGTGCCCCTCCCCTTGTCAGGATAGTTACGACGGTCGAGGTTTGCGGGGCCACCGTCCTGAGGCCACGACCATCTTCAAGCCATGACCGTCTTGAGGCCACAACCGTCTTGAGGCCACGACCGTCTTGAGGCCATGACCATCTTGAGGCCACGACCATCTTGAGGCCACGACCATCTTCAAGCCATGACCATCTTGAGGCCACGACCATCTTGAGGCCACGACCGTCTTCAAGCCATGACCATCTTGAGGCCACGACCGTCTTGAGGCCATGACCGTCTTCAGGCCACGACCGTCTTGAGGCCACGACCACGCAGAGCTCCACTCAGGTGGCCACAGAGCGGGAGTCCGAAGCCTTGCGACGTGCTCCACGTGTCCCTTCCcggcctccagctccagctctaCGCGGGCAAAACCTTTGGGGGAAGCTGAAGGTGGCACCTCTGCCGAGGCCACTGGAGAAGACCCCTGATGCTGAGTTGTGTCCAAGCGGGAGGTGGcaagattttgaaaaaacaacaacaaaaaaggataATCAGCACAaaaatgttgtggttttttttttttttcccaagaaaaagacctccctcccaccccaaaaatATGCCGTAAGACTTCCAAATGGGATCTAGCAAGTCCTTGTTCTCCGCGGTGTCCTCACGGGTGTTGAAGTTGTCCCCACCCCACGCCGTGGTCCGGGCCACCCCACACGTGGGAttttttggggtctttttttgGCTATTTTGGGGGAGAAGTCACGACTCCGAGCGTTGACCACCTTGGCGAAGAGCCGTATGGATGGTAGAGCGCGCCAGGTGGTTCCGGTCCCCGGCATCCGCGATTGCCTTCCACCAAAGGTTGGGACATCGGAATTTACCAGTGGGACTGGTTTGTGCTGGTGGGGATTACAGCCTGTGATGGGTGGCAATGGGAGACGCCCGAGTTTCAAGCCGCCTGGAATTCGCTCCTATCCGGTCCCGGCTGCCAAAGTCAGAGGGTGGGAACCATCCTCCCGTAAATGCTCATCGGGGAAATATCCCTGGTCATCCCGAGGGCCGTCCTTGAGCCTTCGGAGACCAACCAGAGGGGTTTAGATTCCACCGAGCTCCTTGAAGGCATCTCGGCAGCTTCCCTGAGCTGCCACGGTGGAGGGGGGGATCCATCAACCACGGGTCAATCGATGGAGATGTGAACAATGCGAGATGGTGGATCCTGCCCTGGAATTCCGGAGGCAACCAGAGAGCTCCGAGCACGGTGCCTCCATCCCAAATGATAAACCTGCTCCCAAGAAACCCGTTTTTGGTCAGTCACGGGGCAAATTATCCGGCCGTTGGGTCTGGACGTGACCTTCTTCCTTCTCCGCAGGACCTGGGCATTCCGGAGTCAGCTCTGGGGCTGCAGATTTGGGTTAAGAGGCACCGGGATCAGGTCAGATCCTGAGGTCTTCGCATTCCACAGTCAGAAATCACCGGATTCCGCTTTCCGCCCTAACCGAGCCCCATCCCTTGGGGCTCTCCTTTGGCAGAGCGTCATTTTGGAGGCcggaagaaaggaaggggatGTTCCCATCGGGATTAagtctctcctttctttccctcacCCCGGCTGACTCTTTTTATCTCCTTCTTTTCGCAGCTGTAACGGAAATCCCCGTACGAACTTCCGGAGGAGGGAAAGCAGTTATCCCGGAGATCCCAGCGCCTCCAATGGGATGTGGGAATTTTTCCTCCGTGTCTCTTTTGGGACCATTTCTCAAGTTTTATCTCAGCTCGAAACCAAAACAGGTTTCGAAACTCCAGGGCCTTGCTCAAACCTTCCCGTCAGCAAGAATCCCACGAGCCAAGGGAAGGCATCTCCTCATCCCATCCCAACCTGTCCCATCCCACCGGACACATTCCCCTACGAGGTGGCTGTGAAACACCCGTGGGTGTCTCcgtcccccccccacctc is part of the Gavia stellata isolate bGavSte3 chromosome 43, bGavSte3.hap2, whole genome shotgun sequence genome and encodes:
- the LOC104254760 gene encoding LOW QUALITY PROTEIN: kallikrein-14-like (The sequence of the model RefSeq protein was modified relative to this genomic sequence to represent the inferred CDS: deleted 1 base in 1 codon); this translates as MEIWSICAWRSGQCVHGGLVNVSMEVWSTCSWKSGQCVHGGLVNVFMEIWSICPWRSGQCVHGDLVNVFMEISSMHPQRSGQRVHGGLVNMSMEVWSICPRRSDRCVHEGVVNVFMEISSMHPRRSGQLVHEGLVNVSTGIYQHVSEGMARDGHGVFGFIPIFILATGLLLTVPPPPARAQETGNEGDELPEEDESRIIGGKPCSINQRPFQVALIKRGQILCGGSLIDAQWVLTAAHCRQPIRDLRVLIGTDTLRDGTGEVRSISKLQVHPAYNPRKNDNDFMLLRLNKPVQFSTNIKKIRLATKCPMDGMRCSVSGWGTTKSPGAKLPKNLQCAAIRAFGKDKCARAYGNAITPNMFCAGVPQGGIDSCQGDSGGPLVCNGVLQGVVSWGMAVCGRRGQPGVYSNVCRATPWIRKCIGMQ